A part of Gramella sp. MAR_2010_147 genomic DNA contains:
- a CDS encoding UDP-glucose 6-dehydrogenase, with protein sequence MRIKNICCIGAGYVGGPTMAVIAQKCPEINVTVVDINEERIEAWNNEDVENIPIYEPGLSDVVKETRDRNLFFSTDVDAAINEADMIFISVNTPTKTYGIGKGMAADLKFIELCARQIARVSKNDKIVVEKSTLPVRTAEALKNILDNTGNGVSYQILSNPEFLAEGTAIDDLMNPDRVLIGGDIDTIEGKEAVEALVDIYAHWVPRERLLTTNVWSSELSKLTANAFLAQRVSSINAMSELCEKTGADVNDVAKAVGMDTRIGVKFLKSSVGFGGSCFQKDILNLVYISKSLGLNEVADYWEQVILMNDHQKRRFAANMVKTLFNTVSGKKIALLGWAFKKDTNDTRESAAIYVADYLLNEQAEIVVYDPKVKMEQIYADLDSLETRSEQENRSLVSVVNDAYEATKGSHAVAVLTEWDEFKQLDWKNIYKDMLKPAFVFDGRRLLVKQTMEEIGFEFYAIGS encoded by the coding sequence ATGAGAATAAAAAATATATGCTGCATAGGAGCTGGATACGTAGGCGGACCTACAATGGCAGTGATAGCTCAAAAATGTCCTGAAATAAACGTCACCGTAGTAGATATAAATGAGGAAAGAATAGAAGCCTGGAATAATGAAGATGTAGAGAATATTCCAATTTACGAACCCGGCTTGTCGGACGTAGTAAAAGAAACTCGGGATAGAAATTTATTCTTTTCAACCGATGTCGATGCTGCTATCAACGAAGCCGATATGATTTTTATTTCGGTAAATACGCCAACCAAAACCTACGGAATAGGTAAGGGTATGGCTGCTGATCTTAAATTTATTGAGCTCTGTGCCCGTCAAATTGCAAGGGTCTCAAAAAATGATAAAATCGTCGTAGAAAAATCTACTTTGCCCGTTCGCACGGCGGAGGCCTTGAAGAATATATTAGATAATACCGGAAATGGTGTGAGTTACCAAATCCTTTCTAATCCTGAGTTTTTAGCGGAAGGAACTGCGATAGATGATTTAATGAATCCCGATCGGGTACTTATTGGAGGAGATATTGATACTATAGAAGGTAAAGAAGCCGTGGAAGCTTTAGTAGATATTTATGCTCACTGGGTACCAAGAGAAAGATTATTAACTACAAATGTTTGGTCCTCCGAATTATCTAAACTTACAGCCAATGCGTTTTTAGCGCAACGGGTGTCCAGTATTAATGCAATGTCTGAATTATGTGAAAAAACCGGAGCCGATGTAAACGATGTGGCGAAAGCTGTGGGAATGGATACCAGGATTGGCGTGAAATTCCTCAAGTCTTCGGTAGGCTTTGGAGGATCTTGTTTTCAGAAAGATATTCTAAACCTAGTATATATCTCAAAATCTTTAGGTCTAAACGAGGTAGCGGATTACTGGGAGCAGGTGATTTTAATGAACGATCATCAGAAGCGAAGGTTTGCGGCCAATATGGTAAAGACTTTATTTAATACGGTTTCCGGTAAAAAAATTGCTTTGCTGGGATGGGCTTTTAAAAAAGACACGAACGATACCCGCGAATCGGCGGCTATCTATGTGGCAGACTATTTGTTAAATGAACAAGCCGAAATAGTGGTATATGATCCTAAGGTTAAGATGGAACAGATCTATGCTGATTTGGATTCCTTGGAAACCAGAAGTGAACAGGAAAACCGCTCCCTGGTAAGTGTTGTAAACGATGCTTATGAGGCTACAAAAGGGAGCCATGCCGTTGCGGTTTTAACGGAATGGGATGAGTTTAAGCAGCTGGACTGGAAAAATATTTATAAAGATATGCTGAAACCGGCATTTGTCTTTGACGGTAGAAGGTTACTGGTTAAGCAAACCATGGAAGAAATTGGATTTGAATTTTATGCAATAGGAAGTTAA
- the rfbB gene encoding dTDP-glucose 4,6-dehydratase, with protein sequence MKRILITGGAGFIGSHVVRLFVKEYPEYEIFNLDLLTYAGNLENLRDVELEDNYTFLKADINNAEEIETLFEKYKFDNVIHLAAESHVDRSINDPLIFVKTNIIGTLNLLNAARKYWDNFTNKVFYHISTDEVYGTLGDDGLFTENTPYDPNSPYSASKAGSDHFVRAYGETYGLPYIISNCSNNYGPNQFPEKLIPLFINNILNKKELPVYGDGKYTRDWLFVKDHAAAIDLAFHQGRIKETYNIGGFNEWQNIDLIHILCKLMDIKLGRNEGDSAKLITYVKDRPGHDKRYAIDADKINNELGWKPSVTFEEGLEKTINWYLSNHKWLQNVTSGVYQGYYSKQYN encoded by the coding sequence ATGAAGCGAATTTTAATTACTGGAGGAGCAGGATTTATAGGTTCACACGTGGTGAGGTTGTTTGTTAAAGAGTATCCTGAATACGAAATTTTCAACCTTGATTTGCTAACTTATGCCGGAAATCTTGAAAATTTGAGGGATGTAGAATTAGAGGATAACTATACATTTTTGAAAGCAGATATTAATAATGCTGAAGAAATTGAAACGCTTTTTGAGAAATATAAATTTGACAATGTAATACACCTTGCAGCAGAATCTCACGTAGACCGTTCTATAAATGATCCTTTAATTTTCGTCAAAACAAATATTATTGGAACATTGAACCTTTTGAATGCTGCAAGGAAATATTGGGATAATTTTACTAATAAGGTCTTTTATCATATAAGTACAGATGAGGTTTACGGTACGTTAGGTGACGATGGGTTGTTTACTGAGAATACTCCTTATGATCCAAACTCTCCTTATTCAGCTTCCAAGGCTGGCTCAGATCACTTTGTGAGGGCTTATGGTGAAACCTATGGACTTCCTTATATAATTTCTAATTGTTCTAATAATTATGGTCCGAATCAGTTTCCAGAGAAGTTAATACCTTTATTCATCAATAATATTTTAAATAAAAAAGAACTCCCGGTTTATGGAGACGGTAAATATACACGGGATTGGCTCTTTGTCAAAGATCATGCTGCTGCTATAGATCTTGCTTTTCATCAGGGAAGGATAAAAGAAACCTACAATATTGGAGGTTTTAATGAATGGCAAAATATAGATCTCATTCACATACTATGCAAACTGATGGATATTAAATTAGGCCGAAATGAGGGAGATTCAGCAAAGTTAATTACATACGTGAAAGATAGGCCTGGTCATGATAAAAGATATGCCATTGATGCAGATAAAATTAATAATGAATTAGGTTGGAAACCGTCAGTAACTTTTGAAGAAGGTTTAGAAAAAACTATAAACTGGTATTTATCAAACCACAAATGGTTGCAAAATGTAACTTCTGGAGTATATCAGGGATATTATAGTAAACAATATAATTAA
- the rfbA gene encoding glucose-1-phosphate thymidylyltransferase RfbA — protein sequence MKGIILAGGSGTRLYPITIAVSKQLLPVYDKPMIYYPISVLMLAGIREILFITTPHDQKAFKKLLGDGSHLGCSFEYEVQEEPKGLAEAFLIGEKFIASEKVALALGDNIFHGNGLGALLRSKINIEGASIFAYPVKDPQRYGVVEFDMNNKAISIEEKPTKPKSKYAVPGLYFYDNKVVDYAKEVKPSARGEKEISTINQMYLQEGQLEVGVMTRGMSWFDTGTVESLDDATEFIRVLQNRQSEMIGCLEEVAYLHDFIDRNKVELAVQKYGKSKYGVYLQSLLA from the coding sequence ATGAAAGGTATCATTTTAGCAGGAGGAAGTGGGACACGATTATATCCTATAACTATTGCAGTTAGTAAGCAATTATTACCTGTTTATGATAAGCCTATGATATATTATCCTATCTCTGTATTAATGCTTGCGGGAATAAGGGAAATATTATTTATTACAACTCCTCATGATCAGAAAGCCTTTAAAAAACTTTTAGGAGATGGCTCTCACTTGGGGTGCTCTTTTGAGTATGAAGTACAGGAAGAGCCTAAGGGTTTAGCGGAAGCCTTTTTAATAGGAGAAAAATTTATAGCCTCAGAAAAAGTGGCCCTTGCGCTTGGAGATAATATTTTTCATGGTAATGGTTTGGGCGCGCTTTTAAGGAGTAAGATCAATATAGAAGGCGCTTCAATCTTCGCTTATCCGGTTAAAGATCCCCAGCGCTATGGTGTAGTTGAGTTTGATATGAATAATAAGGCGATAAGCATAGAAGAAAAACCAACAAAACCAAAGTCAAAATATGCTGTGCCGGGACTTTATTTCTATGATAATAAAGTGGTTGATTATGCCAAAGAAGTAAAACCATCAGCAAGAGGAGAAAAAGAAATCTCTACAATTAATCAAATGTATCTCCAAGAAGGGCAGCTGGAGGTAGGTGTAATGACTCGTGGGATGAGCTGGTTCGATACTGGTACAGTAGAGTCCTTAGATGATGCAACAGAGTTCATTCGTGTATTACAGAATCGACAAAGCGAGATGATTGGATGTCTGGAAGAAGTCGCATATTTACATGATTTTATTGATAGAAATAAAGTTGAATTGGCTGTTCAAAAATATGGAAAAAGTAAGTATGGAGTCTATCTTCAATCTTTATTAGCATAA
- a CDS encoding FdtA/QdtA family cupin domain-containing protein, translating to MNVKIIDLPKHEDPRGNLSFIEEENHIPFKIERIYWIYDVPGGQIRGGHAFKEQNEFIVALSGSFDVIVDDGKEKRTYSLNRSYYGLYIPNGLWRSMENFSTNSVALVLSSTDYNESDYIRNYEDFLISKDER from the coding sequence ATGAACGTTAAAATAATCGACCTTCCAAAACACGAAGATCCTAGGGGTAATCTATCTTTTATAGAAGAAGAGAATCACATACCTTTTAAAATTGAGAGAATATATTGGATATATGATGTGCCGGGTGGACAGATAAGAGGAGGCCATGCTTTTAAAGAACAAAATGAATTTATAGTTGCTCTATCAGGAAGTTTTGATGTAATCGTTGATGATGGTAAAGAGAAAAGAACATACTCGCTAAATAGATCCTATTACGGACTATATATACCAAACGGATTGTGGCGTAGTATGGAAAATTTCTCTACTAATTCAGTAGCTTTAGTTTTAAGCTCTACAGACTATAATGAATCAGATTATATCAGGAATTACGAAGATTTTTTAATAAGCAAGGATGAGAGATGA
- a CDS encoding FdtA/QdtA family cupin domain-containing protein → MRDETVYNCSIIELSQISNRAGNITPVTNFENLPFSISRVFYLYDIPGGEDRGAHAHLECHQFLIAVGGSFDVELDDGRNKKNVSLNRPNFGLHIPPGIWAAEKNFSSGAVCLVLASHKYEENDYIRDYNEFKKIK, encoded by the coding sequence ATGAGAGATGAAACGGTATATAATTGTTCTATAATAGAATTGTCCCAAATTAGTAACAGGGCGGGCAATATAACACCTGTCACTAATTTTGAAAATTTACCTTTTAGTATTTCAAGAGTTTTTTATTTGTATGATATCCCTGGGGGTGAAGATCGCGGTGCGCATGCCCACTTGGAGTGCCATCAATTCTTGATAGCCGTGGGTGGTAGTTTTGATGTTGAACTAGACGATGGCAGGAATAAGAAAAACGTTTCTTTAAACCGCCCAAATTTTGGGTTGCATATCCCTCCCGGTATATGGGCAGCGGAGAAAAATTTTTCTTCAGGTGCAGTATGTTTAGTTCTAGCATCTCATAAGTATGAAGAGAATGATTATATAAGGGACTATAATGAATTTAAAAAGATTAAATGA
- a CDS encoding acyltransferase gives MIHPSSEVYSDNIGENTDIWQFCVVLQQAVIGKNCNVNFNVFIENDVVIGNNVTIKPGVQLWDGLRISDNVFIGPNVTFTNDLIPRSKQYPEKFAQTFINEGASVGANSTIIAGNTIGKFAFIGAGSVITKSLPDFSLWYGNPAKHKGYITRGGVILDLSLTDESGNKFTLQNGEPVLV, from the coding sequence ATGATCCATCCTAGCTCAGAGGTATATTCGGATAATATTGGTGAGAATACCGATATATGGCAGTTTTGCGTAGTGTTGCAACAAGCTGTAATTGGTAAGAACTGTAATGTAAATTTTAATGTCTTTATTGAGAATGATGTTGTCATAGGTAATAATGTAACCATAAAGCCCGGTGTTCAACTGTGGGATGGATTAAGAATAAGTGATAATGTTTTTATAGGTCCCAATGTAACTTTTACCAATGACCTAATACCCCGATCAAAACAATATCCTGAAAAATTTGCTCAAACTTTTATTAATGAAGGAGCTTCAGTTGGGGCAAACTCTACCATTATTGCAGGTAATACGATCGGAAAATTTGCATTTATAGGGGCCGGAAGTGTGATAACGAAATCTTTGCCGGATTTTTCATTATGGTATGGAAATCCTGCAAAACATAAAGGATATATAACAAGAGGAGGAGTAATTCTCGATCTTTCACTAACTGATGAAAGTGGAAATAAATTCACCTTGCAAAATGGAGAACCCGTATTAGTATGA